Proteins from one Doryrhamphus excisus isolate RoL2022-K1 chromosome 19, RoL_Dexc_1.0, whole genome shotgun sequence genomic window:
- the rln1 gene encoding prorelaxin H1, producing the protein MLCGATVCVLTLALCAGHGVRAEALVARDFGVKLCGREFIRAVIFTCGGSRWRRSMGKYIFLFLVRSNWLIFLRRKVQSVSAFSHMTQIPVFHHPPEAVRWRDKTTDTSFHKGSPLSLRAPPSSSSSLEDLLSLRRQLWDTSHLSPVLAVLAAEDQHTSGSSRRRRRSSRSRRRRRHFSLGVAGICCSQGCNKNDIGLLC; encoded by the exons ATGCTTTGTGGAGCCACAGTGTGCGTGCTCACTCTGGCGCTGTGCGCGGGCCACGGCGTGCGGGCTGAAGCGCTCGTAGCACGGGACTTTGGCGTCAAGCTGTGCGGCAGGGAATTCATCAGAGCCGTCATTTTCACCTGCGGGGGCTCACGCTGGAGGCGCTCCATGGGTAAGTACATATTTCTCTTCTTAGTACGCTCAAattggttgatttttttaagGAGAAAAGTCCAATCTGTA TCTGCTttcagtcacatgacacaaaTACCTGTTTTCCATCATCCTCCAGAAGCTGTCCGCTGGAGAGACAAGACGACGGACACCTCCTTCCACAAGGGCAGCCCCCTTTCCCTGCGAGCACCcccgtcctcttcctcctccctggAGGACCTCCTGTCCTTACGCCGGCAGCTGTGGGACACGTCTCACTTGTCTCCCGTTTTAGCCGTCCTGGCAGCAGAGGACCAGCACACGAgtggcagcagcaggaggaggagaaggagtagtaggagtaggaggaggaggcggcacTTTTCTCTGGGAGTAGCGGGGATTTGCTGCAGCCAGGGATGCAATAAGAACGATATCGGACTCTTGTGTTGA
- the plgrkt gene encoding plasminogen receptor (KT) yields MGFLLSKSMDANLKKQQEFMLHNTRLQMERQMEMQNQMRERQMAMQVAGSREFLKYFGTFFVVASTGLALGAMKTKKPAMMAPIFPLSFVLAYQLDQAYGTLIHRMRGEAESIMASEHERLALPHGTPTFDSVEKARRAKSSLASILDK; encoded by the exons ATGGGCTTTCTACTGTCGAAATCCATGGATGCCAACTTGAAGAAGCAGCAAGAGTTCATGCTTCACAACACCAGGCTGCAG ATGGAACGTCAGATGGAGATGCAGAACCAGATGCGGGAGCGACAGATGGCCATGCAGGTGGCCGGGTCCAGAGAGTTCCTCAAATACTTTGGAACATTCTTCGTAGTGGCCTCCACAGGACTGGCCCTCGG GGCCATGAAGACAAAGAAGCCGGCCATGATGGCCCCCATCTTTCCTCTCAGCTTCGTCCTAGCCTACCAGTTGGACCAAGCTTACGGGACCCTCATTCATCGAATGAGAG GCGAGGCCGAGAGCATCATGGCGTCAGAACACGAGCGCCTGGCCCTTCCTCATGGGACTCCAACCTTCGACAGCGTCGAGAAAGCCCGTCGCGCTAAGAGCAGCTTGGCCTCCATCTTAGACAAGTGA
- the LOC131107630 gene encoding programmed cell death 1 ligand 2-like isoform X2: MLWFLLVIVQVAPQAHVQAILFTAQAERALYTAELGDDVVIGCHFFPLPADPHQDVMVSWYQMAGASVREVYRIDNGVEQVGTQHPDFRGRARLLTEDIKDGWARLQVSRLRINDSGTYQCVVQTSEGADYKDVKLSVIAPYKTGTKRILKSPEGEEVLLTCQSEGYPETVVSWVDARWQNLTASTTVQPWADHFFQITSQIRVASLEENNYTCRFQHGGYTATFVLPAVLSRSRGQPDWGPRHPWGQVKSEEEPTLRLLKHPLYLLNEASPWLTLLLLCCR; encoded by the exons ATGCTCTGGTTCCTGCTGGTCATTGTTCAAGTCGCACCCCAAGCACATGTCCAAG CCATCTTGTTCACCGCCCAGGCGGAGAGGGCGTTATACACGGCCGAGCTCGGAGACGACGTCGTTATAGGATGCCATTTCTTCCCTCTACCCGCAGACCCTCACCAGGACGTGATGGTGTCCTGGTATCAGATGGCGGGGGCCTCGGTACGGGAAGTGTACCGTATAGATAACGGGGTGGAGCAAGTTGGAACGCAGCATCCAGACTTCAGGGGTCGGGCCAGGCTTCTCACGGAGGACATTAAAGATGGCTGGGCCAGGCTGCAG GTGTCCAGGCTTCGCATCAACGACTCGGGGACGTACCAATGTGTGGTGCAGACAAGCGAAGGCGCCGACTATAAAGACGTGAAGTTGTCAGTTATTG CGCCCTACAAGACGGGGACCAAACGCATTCTCAAATCGCCAGAAGGGGAGGAGGTGCTGCTCACTTGCCAGTCTGAGGGATACCCAGAGACGGTCGTCAGTTGGGTGGACGCTCGCTGGCAAAATCTGACGGCAagtaccaccgtgcagccgtgggCGGACCACTTCTTTCAAATCACCAGTCAGATCCGCGTGGCATCGCTGGAGGAGAACAACTACACGTGCAGATTCCAGCACGGAGGATACACGGCGACTTTTGTCCTTCCAG CCGTCCTCTCGAGGAGCCGGGGGCAGCCGGATTGGGGTCCTCGGCATCCTTGGGGGCAAGTGAAGAGTGAAGAGGAGCCAACCCTCCGGTTACTAAAGCACCCGCTCTACCTCCTGAACGAGGCCTCACCGTGGCTCACGCTGCTGCTTCTTTGTTGTAGATGA